The genomic interval GAGCGTCCCGACAGCGTCCTCGCTCGGCGCGAAGCACATGTCGGAGGCATGGTCCGTCAGAATCCGGTTGATCTCCTCGGGCATATCGCGGTTACCGCTTCGCAGTCCTGCCTCGACGTGAGCGACTGCGACATCGCGTTTCGAGCCGACGATTGCCCCGGCGAGCGTCGAGTTGGTGTCGCCGTACAGCAAGATAGCGTCGGGATCGGTTTCTTCAATCACCGGCTCGAGTTCGGCGATCATCCGCGCCGTCTGTCGGCCGTGGGTGTCGGATTCGACGCCGAGGTTGTACTCTGGTTCGGGGATGTCGAGTTCGTCGAAGAAGACGTCGGACATCTCCTTGTCGTAGTGCTGGCCGGTGTGAACCAGCACCTCCTCACCGACGTCGCGGATCTTTCGAGACACTGTGGCGGCCTTGATGAACTGCGGGCGCGCGCCGACGACCGAACAGACCCGCATCAGTTGACCCCCCGTGGTGAGAGGTTGACTTGAACCGGCTCAGTGTTCGTGTCGCTGTACGCCAGTGCAACGTCCGAAATAACGTCCGTGAGATTCACCATGTCTTCGACGTAGTCGTTTCGCCGCTGCTCCCACCGCTCGGGAGCTGACTCATCCGCAAGCAGTTCCTGTGAGCGCTCGAGGACCGCCTCGAACTCACCGATATTTTCGACGAGCCCCTGCTTCTCGAGTTCGAGGAAATTGCCCATATCGTCCTCGCCGACGAAAGAGTTCGACCGGAGCGCGGGCGTCCCAAGGAGCGCCGCCTCCGTGATCATCGTCTGCGTATCCGCGACCAGCAGAGCGGCCTCGTTGAGCGCGTCGTGCATCCGCGCCGGGTGGAGATCGAATTTCCGCGCCGGCAAGTCCTCGAACTCGAGGTCACCGCCTTCATCGGAGACGAAAATCGTGGCGTGGTCGGCAAGTTCCGAGAGCAACTCACGGCGCTGTTCGATCGAAAAGCCCTGTCGCCCAACGTCGTGGTGGCCGTTGAAGGCGTTGAATCGGACGATAGCGTAGGATTCGTCTTGATCGACGCCCAGATCGTCACGGACCGACTTGTCCGCCTCGAACACGTCAGGGTGGAGATACGCGGATTCTTTGAACCCCTCGAACTCGTAGTGTTTCGCCCCGAGATCCTTCTGGAACGCAGCCGGCGTCAGAAACGCCTGGACGAACGGCCGGGAGACGACGTGATCAAGCGAGGGCTCGGAGTCGAGCACGGCAATCGCCGGCGTTCGCGTGATCGTCCCCGTGTAGGCCGCATACGGGCCGATTCCAAAGATCACGTCCGGATCGAACTGGCGGGCTTGCGTGCCGATTGTGGCCAGATGCGCCGGCAGTTCCCAGGCCAGCGAGTGCAGCGACTCCGAGCGATCACCGTAGGTCTCGTAGGGCACGTCGTGATACGAGAGCAGGGTTTCGGTGAACTCGTCGTTACGCGCGAGAACGAGTACATCGTGTCCATCATCCTCGAGTTGAGTGACCGTGTGTTTGTACAGATGGACGTGTGCCGGCGTGTTATTAAAGAAGAGACAGCGCACGTCGTATCACCTCGTAGCTCATGACATCTATCCCTTCCAAAACGCGCTATATCGTTATCAGCGTGCTACTGCTATCGGGGGCAGCATACCGCTCGAGAGCGGACAACGGCGGCCAGTTTTTCGCTACGTAACGGTCGGATTGTCGCGGTAGTTCACTCCCTAAATACCGCGTTGGGTCAGCTTACAGTCGAAAGAGACTGCTACCTCCCTGTTGCAACTCACTACTCTCGCTTGCCCAGTTGTAGTACAGACGTACGACACTGCTGTGATCGATAGACGACAGCGAAACGCACATTACACCGGGCTGATGAGTCAGTGGTGATGGTCCCCACTCCTCCCTCACCAACTCGCCGACAACTTCTCGGCGGCGTTGCCGGTGCCGGCATCCTCGGCAGCGGTGGTACCGTCGCCGTTGGCCTCCTGCGCCCGACTGCCCTCCCAAATGTGGTTGCTGACTGGGCAACAAACGCATACCCAACGCCGCCACCGGCGAATTCACATTGGCACCCCCCAGTAACCGACGACCATGCTCGTGACGCGATTTCGCTGCTCGAGGAGACCGTCGAGGAAACGACGACGCTTCGCGAGGGAATCGATAGCGACGAGTACCACCTCCGCGGCATCGGCGCCGGCGTCGAGCGCGCCACCGAGTCACTCGAGGATGGAAACGCCCACGACGCCCTGTCCGAGGTCACCTACAGCATGCAGTTCGCCGCTGAGGAACTGGGGAAAGCACGAGCAATACGCGACGAAGCGGACCTCGAGGCACTCGCGGAACGCTCGTTCGCCGTGTACGATCGGATCGACGCCGTCTTCGAGGCGCTCGAGCCCTACCCTGTCGTCGACCCCGAACGCGATCTGGCGTGGTACGCCGAAATCGAAGCGGAACTGCAGTTGAGCGAGCATCACGTCAGTTGGGCCGACCTCGAGGCGTTTCGTGATGATGAAGATGCAGATCCACCAGACAGTACAGCGTACGAGCCGCGCGAAATTGGTGATATTACGGCTGGGGTACGACAGGCAGAACTCGCCATCGAAACCGCCGAGCGCTACCACGACCTGCTGGCAGACGAGATTGGCGATGCCGGCAGCGAGTACGGCGATCACCTGCGGACGCTCGCCGCCGATCTCGAGGCCGACGTCGAGTCGCGGTACGTTGATGACGATATCGAGACGTACGGCCCCTATGAATACGCACACAGTGAGCTTGCACACTGGTCTTTTCCGAGCGTCTCCCCACCATGGGAGCGACTCCGTTCAGAATCCCGAACGCTCATCACACTCGAACTGGCACAGGCGCTCGTCAACTGGCGTGCCCACGAGTTCGCAGCCGACGATCTCGTGATCGAGCCGGGGCAATCGTCGTTCGATCCTGGCCACGTCTTCGACGGAAAACGCCGTGCGCGGTCGACCTACCAATCGGAGATCGGGTCAGATCCCAGCCCACTTCTCGCTGAACTGGCCGAGCGGGGAATCATGGATCTACGGGTCGCGACGATTCGTCGCGACTCCTGGGACAGCGACAACTGGAGTGCGTGGCGCGAGCGAGTGCAAGCATACTGCTACGTACTCATCAGTCACGCACGACTCCGCGAGTATCCGGCCGTTTACGACCGTATTCTCGAGCCGATGTGAGCTCTCTTCAGGCCGGTGATCAAGAATTAGTGTTGTGACTCGAAATACGAAGTAGTGTGGTGTCCGGAGAGACACCAGAACCGGTCTATGCGGTGTTAGTCGCTGATGAACTTGTTGTCGCGCCAGTTGACACCGCCGTCTCCTGAGCCGTGGTCGCGTGGCCCCTCGACGACCTCGATGTCTGCCGGGCGCGGTTCGCCGTCGACGATTCGGGTCGCCTCGAGCGTGCCGCCGTGTTCCGAAATGGCGGTCAGCGTGCCCTTTTCAGCGGCCTCCGCGATGGTACAGAGCACGAGGAACATCTCGTACTGGAGCAAGGAGTTCTGGAGGACGGTCTCGCGGTCGCCTTTGAACGCGGCGAACTCGACGAGTTCGGACTCGATTTCCTCTTCTTCCTCTTCATCCCAGCTAAAGGACTGGCGTCGCTCGTCTGGGTCTTCCTCATAGACCCGGTTTTCGGTGACGCTAGCCTTCAGCTGTGCCGTTGGTGTGTACTTGCTAACCGATTGGTCTTCGGCGACGGCTTTCAAGATGAGGGTGTTGTTTCGCCGCGTGAGTTCCACGTCGTCGATTCCCTCTGGATAACTCGCCTCGTCGATATGCTCTCGAAGGTCTTCGAGGGGCAGTTCGAGCGTCGAATGCAGCCGATAAACGTGTCTGGATTCCTCTGTTGACATAGTGGGAAGGTTGCGGCGACGGTCGCTTGGTTCTGAATACGTGGGCGTGACTTATATGATCTGCTATTAAATGCGTTGCCCTCCACCCCGGATAAATTTAAGTCACTAATTAGAGTGCGTTTTCCTCTCGAGGCGGAATACCAGCTACGCAAGCGATATTGGGGTCATTGAAATCCAGGATCGAACCGACCGTGTGACTGTATAATCGCGAGAAACCGTTCAATTGCGCGCGGGCTACTCCGCGTTCAGCGTCGCCGCGAGTTCGTCTCGCTCCTCGAGTTCCTCGAGAATGTCAGACCCCCCGACGAACTCGCCGTCGACGTAGGTCTGTGGAATCGTCTCCCAGCCGCTGTGTTCGTTGAGTGCCGTTCGATACTCATCGAGCGACTCGAGGACGTCGACCGTCTCGTAGTCGTCGCGGTGGTGATCGATCAGGCCGAGTGCCTTGCGCGAGTAGCCACACTGAGGCATCAGCGCAGTGCCTTTCATGAAGAGGACAACGTCGTTCTCCTCGAGAACCTGTTCGACTTCTTCGGTGACTTCGTCCTGGTCGAGACCCTGATTCGGTGGGAAGTCCATGCCCATCTGTATGGACGTCAGAGGGATAGACTTTGCGTCGTCTCACCATCGGGTGTCTCGCATCGGTACGCGTGAGCCAGTCAGGAGTCCTCGAGTCGCGCGAGAAACACCGTCCAGTTTGCGTCCTCGTCGGCGAGTTCGTCACCGACGAGCCACTCATCACGGATCTCGAACCCGGCGTTCCGTAGCTGCTCGCGCGTCCGCTCCGCACCAGCGATATGCCACTGCATTTCGACGCCGCTTGCGAGCCAGTCCGGATTCGAGCCCTGCCAGTCGTTGGTTCCCTCGGTCAGCAGCAGGAATCCGCCGGGGCGCAACACGCGCGCGAACTCGTCGATCACCGCTTGATGGTCGTCCTCCGGGACGTGTATCACCGAGTGGAAGGCCGTCACGGCATCGAACGCGTTTGGTTGGACCGGCAGCGCTGTCATGTCGCCACGCGAGAGCGCCACGGTGGGCGCACCGTCGCGTGCGAATCGTAACTGTTCGCGTGACAGATCGATCCCAACCGTCTCGAGATCTGGCTCACTGTTTACCCGACGGAGTACCGGATCACCCTGTCCGCAGCCAACGTCGAGAAGCCGAGCAGCGTCAGGGAGGCGCTCGAGGAGGGTCTCGAGTAGCTCGCCTTCTCGGTCATCGGGATCGCGCTCGGTGGCGTAGGTTTCCGCCAGACCGTCGTAACCCCGACGGACGACGTTTTTGTCGACCATACGATCTGTTCGGGAACCAGCCTGTTAGGAGTTTATGCCGTGTGTGTACTAGTATAATGTGCAAACTGAATGCACAGCACGCGAACGAGCCATTCGTTCACTTGATCTGTGAGTAGTCCATCAGCGATCCAGTGGATTTAGATTCTATCTTATTGATGTTTGGGGTGATGGGCGATATTAAGGCCGTCTGTTTCGACCTCGATGGAACGCTTTGTGTGAGAGACCAGTCCGATGAAGAGGTCTATAAAGCAGTATTTGACCGGGTAGAGGCTCCAGCGTTTTTTGATTTAGATGATGTTTATGCAGTCGATTACAGCTCACTTCCAAAAGCTAACTCCGATAGAGAACAGTATGAACATGTCTATCGCGCTATTTGTCGGAACATCAGTGCTGATCCGAGTTATGCGCCCACACTTGCTGAGGCGACGCTCGAGGTACTTGATCCGACCGCTGTCTCGTTCCGAGACGGTGCAAACAAGGTATTGGAGTATGTCCAAGAAACGTATGCTGTTGGACTCATCACTGCCGGTTCCGAAGAGACACAACTCGCAAAAGTAGAGACGCTTGGTATCCAGGATGCCTTTGACGTTACTGTCTGCTGCGGGCCCGGGACTGGAATCAAATCGAAGCCTGATCCAGAACCATTCGAGATTGCTCTAGACGAACTCGGAATTTCCTTTGAACGATCTATCTACGTGGGGAATCAGCATGATCGTGATGTTGTTGGTCCCCAACGTGCCGGGATGCAGACTGCATGGGTGCCGGAGAAAGATGTGTCTTCGAATCCGAACCCAGAACCGACATTTCGTCTTTCATCGATGCGCGAAATCACCGACATTCTCTAACTATTCGTTTGATCTACACCTCTAGCGTTTCCGCATGGAGGCAGAGAGAACTTCTATATGTCAACATGTATTACTTGGCGAGTATCGCGAATAATACTGAACAACGACCTGTGCACTGATCTACTGTAGACTCAGCGCTATGACCGGAGCCATCGATACAGCCCAACTGCACCGATACCGGCGATGACGAGCCAGCCCGCGACCGTCAGGGCCGCCAGCACTGGTGCACCGGCCCCAGGACCCGGTAAACGCGATCCCGTTCCCTCGAGCAGCCCAAGCCAGCGAGCACCGACGATGGCGACGGCTAGCAGGCAAAGAAGGAGGACTCGAGTGCGGAGGTGTTTCTTGTACGTCTCGAAGTCCATTCACCAGTTGATTATCAGTCGCAGCAAAAAGCCGTCCGGTCAGTCGGCTGCCGTCGCCGGGGCCTCGTCATCGGCTCGAGTCGAGCGGACGAACCCTTGGATGTACGCGCCGACGAACATGCCGGCGATGCCATAGAGGATGAAGATGTTTCCGACGCCGAGGCTCGCGTAGGCTGCGCCGGGGCAGATGCCCGACAGGCCCCAGCCAACGCCGAAGATGCCGCCGCCGAGGACGACGTTCCTGTCGAGGGTCTTCAGCCGACGGGCGTAGGTGCTGCCGGTCAGCGGGGCCGTACCCCGGACAAATCCGATGCCGAAGAAAGTAATTCCCGTGATGACCGCCGCGCCGCCCATGACGAACAGCAGGCCGAAGTCCTCGAACTGCAGGAAGTTGAGCACGACCTCGGGTTGGGCCATGTGACTAAAGCCGAGACCGAAGCCGAAGATCAAGCCGCCGACGAACACCAGCGGCATGAACAGCGGATGCTGCTCGTGCTCGGCGCTCATCGCTCACGCCTCCGTTCCTGTCGGTGTTCGCGGCTCGCGGGTCGCTCGCTCATTCTCGCGTTCACTCCCCGCTCGCTGTGCCGGGATTCTCGCGCGGCTCGAATCCCGCTCATGGACTCACCCCCAGTGCTGCAACCAGTTGGGCGACGCCGATTGCCACCAACAGGAAGGTCGCAACGCCGACGAACGACGCACTCGAGGCCGAGCCGACGCCACAGACGCCGTGGCCGGAGGTACAGCCCTTCCCGACGCGGGTGCCGATTCCGATCAGAATTCCGCCGAGGAACAGCCGCCAGGGATCGACGTCGGTCAACCAGAGCGTGATTCCGCCGACATCGTACAGTTGCCCCGTCGTGGCGGACTGGTGGAGTCCGCTCGAGACAAGTCCAGACTGGAAGGTCAGCGCATAGACGGCCGCACCGGCGACGATGCCGAGCGTAAAGACGACGCGCCAGTCACGCGAGGGACGATACTGTTGGAAGCGCGAAAGACTCGAGCCGTACGAGAGTGTCGACTCGAGGAACGTACTTGCGCCAGCGGCGATACCTGTGCCGAAATAGATAACGGCGGTTCCCAGTCCAACCAGCAGGCCACCGATCGCGTAGTGGCTCACCCCATTGGGGAACAGCTCCGCCACCATTCCGACGAACAGTGAGAGCTGCAGTGTTGCAGTCATTATACACGAGAAGGAATCGTCTGCCTATCAATGCTCCCCACGCGGGGAAACTTGTGCGTATCTCGGAGACAAATTAGTGGGTCAGCTCAGTCAGCCGCTGTTGGCGACGTCAGAACCTCGAGTTTCTCGGCGGCATAGCCAAAGACCTCGCTGTAGCCGTGTGAGGACATGAGAATGGGGTAAAACGCCTCCTGGGCGACCTGTTTCTCGCCGTCGGCTGCAGCGAACGGATCGCCGGGGGCGACCTTAGCGAAGTTGTCAACGAACACTTCGTACGTGTCAGCGTCGGCTTTGCGGATCACATCGGTCAGCCGAAACACGGGCAGATCGCGCCGCATCGTATCACCGGGAAGTGCACCGACCGCCGTCAGGAACGCTCGAGTGAGTCGGTCCGCGTTCTGGGCGGCCGTCTCCGAGCCTTGCAAGCCACACTCGACTTCGATGGTGTTGATTTCAGTGAAGAGTCGGCCTTCGGCGAAGTCACTGGTTTCGACCATCGCCGCAACCGGAAGCTGCGGGACGATCCGTTTCGCAGTCTGGCTGACCCCGTTGACGATGGCAAAGGGCTCGGCGTGACTCTGCGTTGAGTGCATCGAAAACGTGTGACAGCCCTCGAGTTCTTCGACGAGTCGATGTGCAAGCTCACCTTCGTGTGTCTGTGCAGTGGGATCGCCCGGGAACGCACGATTCAAGTCTTCGTCGACGAACCGGACCTGTCGCTCGAGGGCTTTCTCGTTTGCAATGACGAGTTTGACCGGTCGTTCGACAGTTGGCCGTTCGTCTAACAGCCGCTTGACGGCGCGAACGCCACAGGGTTCGTCGCCGTGAATGCCAGCGACGACCGCGAGTTCCGGCGTTCCTGACCCGAGCTGTGCAACTTTCATAGACAGCACAACGGCCTGCGACGCAAAAGGCCGTTCGGTTTCTCACACCGTCAGGAAAGGTTGTGTGTTGATGTCTCGCACGAATTGGGCAGCGAGATGCTCACTCCTCGAGTGCGTGAATGTAGTCGTAGTCGACTGAGCGAGCTGTGGGGCGCTCGCCATCGAGTGGAATCTGCCACCCGTCGACGCGTTCGGGTTCTTCGAGGGCGTTCGTGAGTGTCGTGCGAACCTCGAGAACGTCGACGCCGTAGTAGTCCGTGGGTACGCCCTGAAAGTACTGCAAGGCTGTTTCGAACAGCGAGCGCATGCCGGCGTCGTCTCCTCGCGGGCGTTGCCCGCTCGGACGGTCCGCGGAACTTCGTTCCGCGCTATTCTCGAAGTCGACCCGTTTGTACGCGCCCGCGGCGACCTGGACCATGCCATGGAGGAAGGCGCTTTCCTCGCTGCCGCGGCCATAATTGTACCACTCGAGTTCGAAGCAGTCGTGGCTCTCGTGGTATGCGCCGTCGTTAAACAGCCTGACGCCGTGGACGATTGCCTGTCGGAGTGTTGCGTGTGTCCAGCGCTCGTCAGCCTCGAGCCACCCTGCGGGCGTCTGCCCCCGCGGTGGTGGGTTGACGCTTGGGTCGCTGGTGTGGTCGTCCATACCTGACCGTTGTGGTGCCTGACGGGTATACTGTTCGCTGTCTGGCCGAATCGTGGCGCTCGCCGCTTGAGGAGTATATAACGCGAGCACCAGTGCAGGGCAACCACTACGCCAGCGCGCACTCGGTCCTCGAGTGAATGCACCATCCCGACGGCAACTGTCGAACGTGTGGCGAGCGCCTGTACGAACACATCGCGGGCGACTATCAGTGTCTCAACTGTGACCGGCGCTACGAGCGCACAGGACTCGAGTGTGGCAGCGTGTTTCGTCGGCGTAACCGGTGACGGACCCGACGGAAAATCGCAGAGTATTCAAGCAATTACCTCCAATCACTACTCGCGTGCGAGGGTAGCCAAGCGGCCAACGGCGGCGGACTCAAGATCCGCTCGTGTAGACGTTCGTGGGTTCGATTCCCTCCCCTCGCATTGCAGTGAGGCGCATACCGCGCCGAACGAAAATGCACGGAGGGATCGAATGACGCCGGGGTTCTGCGCTTCGCGCAGGTTCCCGGAGGTAGTTCGATTCCCTCCCCTCGCATCGTATACGGCGAAACCACGCCGTCAAAGATGCGGAAGATCAGCACGATGCGATCTTCCCTCGCAAATTCTCACAGCACAACCCCATAGTCAGAGGCTCGCCACTCGAGGAGAAAACATATACTCAGACAGTGAGAACGCCGCCAGCAACGCGAATACGCTGGACGTAGGTTCACATGACGGCTGGGCAAGCAGACACTGCAAATGAAACACCGCCGACTCCCGCTCGAGCGGCGGCTCACTCACTCCGGTCTGCCGTCCGCGCCCGTCTCGGAATCGACCTGCGCGCCCTCGCTGCGTTCCGCATTGCACTCGGGGCAATCGTCCTCGCGGATTTACTGTTGATTCGACTGCCCGGACTGCGGACGTTCTACACTGATCAGGGAACGTTGCCTCGAGATGCGCTCGCGCAGTCGTTTCCGACGTTCGAGGCGCTGTCACTGCACGCGCTGTCGGGGTCGCTCTGGGTGCAAGGGCTGCTAATCGGAATAGCCGCAGTCGCGGCTGGCTGTTTGCTGGTGGGGTATCGAACCCGCCTCGCGACGGCAATTTCTGCGGTCTTGCTCGCGTCGGTGTTCGCGCGCAACCCGTACGTGCTCAACGGCGGCGATACGATCATGCTCTCTGTGTTGCTGCTGGGCCTTTTCCTTCCGCTTGGGGCTCGTTGGTCGGTGGACGCCTGTCGGCGCGGAGACCGGCAAACCGAGCCTGAGAGTAGCCGCATCTGTACCGTCGCAACCGCAGTCATCCTCGTCCATTTCGTCGGCATCTACGCAGTAAATGGGATTCTCAAGTTCCGCAGTGAGGCGTGGATGACCGGCACCGCTGTCCAGCGGATTTTCCATCTCGAGCAGTACGTTGTCCTCCTCGGTCCGTTCCTCACAGACTTCTCGGCGCTGCTCACGGCGGCAAACTGGGCCTGGGTCGCGCTTTTAACTGTCTCACCGCTGCTGCTACTGACCACAGGGCGGCTTCGCCTCGCGCTCGCGGGCGCGTTCATCGGTGCCCAACTCGGGCTCGGCGTGACGATGCGTCTCGGCGCGTTCCCGTTCGTGATGGTCGCCATCCTGCTGTTGTATCTTCCACCGGACGTCTGGGACCGCTTCGAGGACACACTCGAGGCACACGTTCCGGCGCGCTATCGCGCGCTCGAGTCCACACCGACGACGGCGAAACCGACGATTGCAGAGCACGTGCCAGCAACACTCCGTCGCACCGGGCGTATCGCTGTGGCCATGGCGCTCGTCTGTGGACTCGTCGCCGTGGTGGGCTGGCAGGCAATTGCGCTTGGCTTTCTCGAGACGCCGGAACCTGTTACGGCAGCAATCGACGACGATATCGAGGGCGCAAGCTGGGCGTTTTTCGCGCCGAATCCACCGGAGGGCTACTGGTGGTACGCCTGGGAGGCAGACCTCGAATCCGGCGAGACGGTTGGAACACTCACCGACGAGTCGGGTGCGATCGATCGACCACCGGACGCCGCCGACCGGGACCCGTCCGTGCTCTGGAAACGCTACGGCTCGGAACTGCGCTATGCGCCCGCATCACAGTACGAGCCATTGGCTGCGTACTATTGCGAGCAGGTGGCGGCGGACGGCGAGTCAGCCGAATCAGTGACCGTCTACAAACTCGAGCAGCCGGTCGACGCCGACGGGCCGACTGGCGACCTCGAGCATGATGCGCGTCTCGAGTATGCGTGCTAACCGTTCACATCGCGAATCGCTAGGTCTTTTCGCCCCGGACTCGCAGTTGTGCCATGAGCGAACACGACGACGCGACGCGACGGGCGACCGTCGCACTCGAGGCGGCCGAAGCGGGTGCCGAAATCGCACTCGACTCATTCCGGGGCGAGTTGGATATCGACTACAAAGACGGGAAAACGGACGTCGTCACCCAGAGCGACCGGGATGCACAGGAGCGCGTCATCGAGATTCTCGGCGAGACGTTCCCGGACGATCCGGTCGTCGGTGAGGAAGAAGATGCACTGAAGCAGGTGCCCGCAGAGGGACCGGCCTGGATCGTCGACCCCATCGACGGCACGAACAACTACGTCGACGGCGTGCGAGCGTTTGGAACGGCCGTCGCAGCCGTCGTCGACGCCGAACCGGTCGCGGCGGCGACGGTCTGTCCGGCGCTGTCCGATACGTATCGAGTGGGTCCCGAAGGCGTGTTCCGAAACGGTGACTCGCTTGCAGTGAGTGACTGTACGGACCCGGAGGCTGCCCACGTCTGTCCGACCTTCTGGTGGAACTTCGACGACCGCGACGAGTACGCCGCCGCAACGCGCGCGCTCGTCGAACGCTTCGGCGATATCCGGCGCTACGGCTGTGCCCAACTCGAGCTTGGCCTCCTCGCGGCGGGCGCACTCGAAGGCGTCGTCACGAACAAGCAGGCGAACCCGTGGGATACGGTCGCAGGCGTGGCCTTGATTCGGGAAGCGGGCGGCCGCGTGACCGATCTCGAGGGCGAGCGCTGGCAACACGATAGCCACGGCTTAGTGGCCTCGAACGGCGCGATTCACGAGGACGTACTCGAAGCAGCGCAGGAAATCGAATCGACAACGTAGTCTCGAAAACTGCAGGAAACCGGAAACGGTAAGCAGCCACCGTTCCGCCTATCGATCATGTACGAGTATATCGAGCGGTACGGCCCGGAGCGTGTCTGGGCCGCCGCCGTCCTCGTGCTCGTTGTGGGAGTAACGCTTGCAGCGGCTGCATTCCCAGATCGAGTGTACGTCGATCTCATCTGGCAGTATTACTGGGGACCGGTCGTCGCAGACGCCCATGGCTGGGGCGAAGTCGCCTGGGCTGGCGGCGAACAGATCAACGCCGCCGAGGCCGGTCCCGACGACGGACCGTTCGCCGAGCCCGGCTACACGTTTGTCTCCTATGCGGGGTACATCCCGACGCTGATCCTCGGTGTTATCGGGATCATCTTCCTCATCAAGCGTCTCGGAATCGAGCGCTACCGTGCCGGCTTCTACGGGCTGTTCCCGTTCATGCTCTTTGGCGGAGCACTCCGCGTCGTCGAAGATGCAAACGTCGCGGCCTACCGTGCCACAGGTGATCTCGCAATCGAACTCCCGTGGTCTGGCTTCCTGATCAGCCCGCTGATCTACTTCGTCGTCTTCATCATCGCGGCAATCGCCGTCACCGTCTCGGTCTGGCTCGAGCGCGAGGAGTACGTCTCTGGCTATGAGTACCCGCTGTTTGGGATTGGCACAGTGTTGCTCACAGTGACGGTTGGCTACCTCGGCTACCTCGCTGCCGTCCACGAGTACGCAACCTTCTACCCGTACCTGCTGTTGACGACACTCGTCGGGGCGACGCTCTCGACGGTGATCGTCTGGTACCTAATCGTCACATTCGCGCCCGGCCTCAACCGCGGGACGCAGTTCATGGGATTCGTCGTTATCTGGGCACACGCCGTCGACGGGGTCGCGAACGTGATTGGCCTCGATTGGGCAGTTGCGTTCGGACATGCGAACAACCTCGTTCCCAAGCATCCGGTCAACGCGGCAATCGTCGACATTACGGGCTCGGCTCTGCCACCGGAAATCGTCGACATCACCGGTGAAGCGTGGCCGTTCCTGTTCGTCAAGCTCGCGGCTGCTGTCGTCGTCATCTGGATCTTCAACGAGGAGGTCTTCGAGGATAGCCCGCGATATGCAATCTTGCTCATGATTACCGTCGTCGCCGTCGGGCTCGGCCCCGGAACGCGGGATATGCTTCGGGCCACGTTCGGCGTCTAACTGCGACTCGAGCGATTCAACTCTCTTTTTGGCACTTGGTCGGACGACAGTTTGGTGAAACGAGCGACGAAGACGGCACTCAGTCCGTCCAGTAGGCTTTTGTCAGCAACACGAGCACCGGGAAGAGTTCGAGCCGGCCAATCCACATGAGACCAATCATGAGAAGCTTTGAGGTCACCGGGAACTCACCGTAGCCACCCATCGGACCGGTGACTTCACCGAGTCCCGGTCCGATATTTCCAAGTGTCGCAATCGATGCGCTGATCACGTCCAGTAACTCGAGGTCGAGTCCGACCCGTGCGGCGTCCGCAGCGAATAGTCCAACGCCAACGAAGAAGATCACGAAGTACAACAGCGTGAACGCGTAAATTCCACGAATTGCATCTTCATCGAGGACGTGTCCGTTCATCCGAACCGGTCGAACTGCCTCGGGATGAATCGACGTAAACATCTCACGCCGGAGTGACTTGAGGATCACCAGCCAGCGGAGGATCTTGATCCCGCCGCCGGTCGATCCCGCCGAGCCGCCGATAAACATCGCAAAC from Natronolimnobius sp. AArcel1 carries:
- a CDS encoding inositol monophosphatase, whose product is MSEHDDATRRATVALEAAEAGAEIALDSFRGELDIDYKDGKTDVVTQSDRDAQERVIEILGETFPDDPVVGEEEDALKQVPAEGPAWIVDPIDGTNNYVDGVRAFGTAVAAVVDAEPVAAATVCPALSDTYRVGPEGVFRNGDSLAVSDCTDPEAAHVCPTFWWNFDDRDEYAAATRALVERFGDIRRYGCAQLELGLLAAGALEGVVTNKQANPWDTVAGVALIREAGGRVTDLEGERWQHDSHGLVASNGAIHEDVLEAAQEIESTT
- a CDS encoding DUF63 family protein: MYEYIERYGPERVWAAAVLVLVVGVTLAAAAFPDRVYVDLIWQYYWGPVVADAHGWGEVAWAGGEQINAAEAGPDDGPFAEPGYTFVSYAGYIPTLILGVIGIIFLIKRLGIERYRAGFYGLFPFMLFGGALRVVEDANVAAYRATGDLAIELPWSGFLISPLIYFVVFIIAAIAVTVSVWLEREEYVSGYEYPLFGIGTVLLTVTVGYLGYLAAVHEYATFYPYLLLTTLVGATLSTVIVWYLIVTFAPGLNRGTQFMGFVVIWAHAVDGVANVIGLDWAVAFGHANNLVPKHPVNAAIVDITGSALPPEIVDITGEAWPFLFVKLAAAVVVIWIFNEEVFEDSPRYAILLMITVVAVGLGPGTRDMLRATFGV